Proteins found in one Pirellulales bacterium genomic segment:
- a CDS encoding pyridoxamine 5'-phosphate oxidase family protein, producing the protein MAKFFTELNDSLREFIARQHIFFHATAPRVGRINLSPKGLDTFRILSDSRVAYLDLTGSECETAAHLAECGRLTIMFCSFDAKPLIVRLYGQGRVVRPRDTAWSELRPHFADLPGERQIIVLEIESIMTTCGFAVPRYEFQGHREQLNEFVEKMGPERMDEYRRERNQTSIDGLPTYLLEDAI; encoded by the coding sequence ATGGCCAAATTCTTCACCGAGCTGAACGATAGCCTGCGCGAGTTCATCGCTCGGCAGCACATCTTTTTCCATGCCACGGCACCCCGGGTGGGACGTATCAATCTCTCGCCCAAGGGGCTCGATACGTTTCGCATCCTTTCCGACTCGCGGGTCGCGTACCTGGACCTGACCGGTAGCGAATGCGAGACGGCCGCCCACCTGGCGGAGTGCGGTCGCCTCACAATCATGTTTTGCAGCTTCGATGCCAAGCCGCTGATCGTCCGGCTCTACGGTCAAGGCCGGGTGGTGCGTCCCCGTGACACCGCCTGGTCCGAACTGCGCCCCCACTTCGCGGACCTACCGGGTGAACGTCAGATCATCGTGCTCGAGATCGAATCGATCATGACGACCTGTGGCTTCGCGGTGCCGCGGTACGAGTTTCAAGGACATCGCGAGCAGTTGAACGAGTTTGTCGAGAAGATGGGACCCGAACGCATGGACGAGTATCGCCGTGAGCGGAACCAGACGAGCATCGATGGCCTGCCCACCTACTTGCTCGAGGATGCGATCTAG
- a CDS encoding STAS domain-containing protein, protein MESLTIQDRGDVVLVTFAQRRILDEGAIRAIGKEFEKLTLEAAADRKLLVSFRGVDFMSSAMIGQVVMLHKKCKADNIKLKLCDICPQVLEVFTITKLNKLLDIQKDEATALAAFSGATEKKKGWFG, encoded by the coding sequence GTGGAATCTCTCACCATTCAAGATCGTGGCGATGTGGTCCTGGTCACGTTCGCGCAGCGCCGCATCCTCGACGAGGGAGCGATTCGCGCCATCGGCAAGGAATTCGAGAAGCTGACGCTCGAGGCCGCGGCCGACCGCAAGCTGCTGGTCAGCTTTCGCGGCGTCGACTTCATGTCGTCGGCAATGATCGGCCAGGTAGTCATGCTGCACAAGAAGTGCAAGGCCGACAACATCAAGCTCAAGCTGTGCGATATCTGCCCGCAGGTGCTCGAGGTCTTCACGATTACCAAGCTGAACAAGTTGCTCGACATTCAAAAGGACGAAGCGACCGCGCTAGCAGCGTTCAGCGGAGCGACGGAAAAGAAAAAAGGTTGGTTTGGATAA
- a CDS encoding arylsulfatase, with protein sequence MLAPQLRDSTCALLVVICMAVAARVGIAAERPNVLLIITDDQGYGDLGVHGNPAVRTPHLDRLAGQGAQFKTFYVSPVCSPTRASLLTGRYNYRTGVVDTYLGRSMMHPDEVTLAEMLASAGYRTGIFGKWHLGDNYPLRPQDQGFQETLVHRGGGIAQPAGPPGDGYFDPVLVENGQPVQKQGYCSDIYTDAAIDFVARHRGEPWFAYLAFNCPHTPLQVEERYVEPYRNVDFGTLDYGRTAGQPLPSKIDRDTTARVYGMVNNIDENVGRLLARLDELELAQDTIVIFLTDNGPQQPRYNAGMLDLKGNVHEGGIRVPCFVRWPRRIEPGRQVEPIAAHLDLVPTILDACEVEVAATPKLDGKSLLPLLTGAASEWPDRTLFFQWHRGEVPQPHRACAVRTQRYKLAQPLGARDDDRRYEDAPFELYDLSVDPYEQKNIVAEHPDLVADLTARYDAWYADVRAEREFAPPRIVLGTEHENPATLTRQDWRGPDSTWGEKGRGHWLVDVATPGTFDVTLRFPAVREDSTASFSLGDVTRTADLVQGATEHTFREVRLPAGQGQLEAVLSSNAQEEGIGAHYVDVQRLP encoded by the coding sequence ATGCTTGCTCCGCAGCTCCGCGATTCCACGTGCGCTCTGTTGGTCGTCATTTGCATGGCCGTCGCTGCGCGCGTGGGGATCGCCGCTGAACGCCCGAACGTGCTGCTCATCATCACCGACGATCAGGGCTACGGCGATCTCGGCGTGCATGGCAACCCGGCCGTGCGGACCCCGCATCTCGATCGGCTGGCCGGACAGGGGGCGCAGTTCAAGACCTTTTATGTCTCGCCGGTCTGTTCGCCCACTCGGGCCAGTCTGCTCACGGGACGCTACAACTACCGCACGGGGGTCGTCGACACCTACCTGGGACGCTCGATGATGCATCCCGACGAAGTGACCCTGGCCGAGATGCTCGCCAGTGCCGGATATCGCACCGGCATCTTCGGCAAGTGGCACCTGGGAGACAATTATCCCTTGCGCCCGCAGGATCAGGGCTTTCAGGAAACGCTCGTTCATCGGGGCGGCGGGATCGCGCAGCCGGCCGGGCCACCGGGCGACGGGTACTTCGACCCCGTCCTCGTCGAGAATGGCCAGCCCGTGCAGAAACAGGGCTATTGCAGCGACATCTATACCGACGCGGCGATCGACTTCGTGGCGCGACATCGCGGCGAGCCGTGGTTCGCCTACCTGGCGTTCAACTGTCCCCACACTCCCTTGCAGGTCGAGGAGCGTTACGTCGAGCCTTATCGCAACGTGGACTTCGGCACGCTCGACTACGGCCGCACGGCCGGTCAGCCGCTGCCGAGCAAGATCGATCGCGACACGACGGCCCGCGTCTACGGCATGGTCAACAACATCGATGAAAACGTGGGCCGGCTGCTGGCGCGTCTCGACGAGCTCGAGTTGGCGCAAGACACGATCGTGATCTTTTTGACGGACAACGGTCCGCAGCAACCGCGCTACAACGCCGGCATGCTCGACTTGAAGGGGAATGTTCACGAAGGTGGAATCCGCGTGCCTTGTTTCGTGCGTTGGCCGCGCCGCATCGAGCCGGGACGCCAGGTCGAACCGATTGCCGCCCACCTTGACCTCGTGCCCACGATCTTGGATGCGTGTGAAGTTGAAGTCGCTGCTACACCGAAGCTCGATGGCAAGAGCCTGCTGCCGCTGCTTACCGGCGCAGCGAGCGAATGGCCGGACAGAACGCTCTTTTTCCAGTGGCATCGGGGAGAGGTGCCACAGCCGCACCGCGCGTGCGCCGTCCGGACGCAGCGCTACAAGCTGGCGCAACCCCTTGGCGCGCGCGACGATGATCGGCGCTACGAGGATGCGCCGTTCGAGCTCTACGACCTGTCGGTCGATCCCTACGAGCAGAAGAACATCGTGGCCGAGCATCCCGATCTCGTGGCGGACCTGACGGCGCGCTACGACGCCTGGTACGCCGATGTGCGGGCAGAACGGGAGTTCGCGCCGCCGCGCATCGTGCTCGGGACCGAACACGAGAATCCGGCGACCCTGACGCGGCAGGACTGGCGCGGGCCCGACTCCACGTGGGGGGAGAAAGGACGCGGGCACTGGCTCGTCGACGTCGCGACGCCCGGCACGTTCGACGTCACGCTCCGCTTCCCGGCCGTGCGCGAGGACTCGACCGCCAGTTTTTCGCTCGGCGATGTCACGCGGACGGCCGACCTTGTCCAGGGGGCCACGGAGCACACGTTCCGCGAAGTGAGGCTGCCCGCGGGACAGGGACAACTCGAGGCGGTCCTTTCCTCGAACGCCCAAGAGGAGGGCATCGGCGCCCACTACGTCGACGTGCAGCGGTTGCCCTAA
- a CDS encoding PadR family transcriptional regulator, producing MSESKSRSTLLQGSLDLLILRTLAGGPHHGYAIARHLDRVSEAFLQVEEGSLYPALHRLERRGWIAASWGTSESNRRAKYYQLTPLGRKQLRAETEAWQRMSQAIDRVLNYRPAEA from the coding sequence ATGTCCGAGTCGAAATCCAGATCGACGTTGCTGCAGGGGAGCCTCGATCTGCTCATTCTTCGCACGTTGGCCGGCGGGCCGCACCACGGCTATGCGATCGCGCGGCATCTCGATCGGGTGAGCGAAGCCTTCTTGCAGGTCGAGGAGGGGTCGCTTTATCCCGCGCTGCACCGATTGGAGCGTCGCGGCTGGATCGCCGCCAGTTGGGGCACTTCGGAGTCCAACCGGCGCGCGAAGTATTACCAACTGACCCCCCTGGGCCGAAAGCAATTGCGTGCCGAAACCGAGGCCTGGCAGCGGATGAGCCAGGCCATCGATCGCGTGTTGAACTACCGCCCCGCGGAGGCCTGA
- a CDS encoding carboxypeptidase regulatory-like domain-containing protein yields MSWIDRLTRRPSALNVRPDADRAIDEELMFHLRSLVEDQMTHGVPFDEAWERAQQRFGSLRQYSDACRRESWGGMVLWRAGIAVGLALMVLLGTWLAVGMRSMRLQQEAWQTEMLAQGAAATAGTSEGSAELPPRTNLDVKGGVVDQHGAPLADARILVILKTWPGGRFFQENFSTSSDAHGRFRLAQVIPERGQYAVLVSAVKSGFALKSAYTLVDDGAVAEQAGLQLSLETAMPVTLVIRDANGRPVPNALVAPHSRQPPVGDEQLIYWMAREPVQTLTDVEGRVTLDCFRTDDQAEIFLQIPGRDWEEQAFRVGSAAEIIVTSHAPALSES; encoded by the coding sequence ATGTCGTGGATCGATCGCCTCACCCGTCGCCCCAGCGCTCTCAATGTCCGTCCGGACGCCGATCGGGCAATCGACGAGGAACTGATGTTCCATTTGCGTTCGCTCGTCGAGGATCAGATGACGCACGGAGTTCCCTTCGACGAGGCCTGGGAACGTGCGCAGCAGCGTTTTGGTTCATTGCGTCAATACTCCGACGCCTGCCGGCGTGAGTCGTGGGGTGGAATGGTGCTGTGGCGCGCGGGGATCGCCGTCGGGCTGGCACTCATGGTTTTGTTGGGAACATGGCTGGCCGTCGGAATGCGCAGCATGCGCCTGCAGCAAGAAGCCTGGCAGACCGAGATGTTGGCACAGGGAGCCGCCGCAACGGCCGGCACGAGTGAAGGATCGGCCGAGTTGCCGCCGCGCACGAATCTTGACGTGAAGGGCGGCGTCGTCGATCAGCACGGCGCGCCGCTGGCCGATGCGCGGATCCTGGTGATTCTGAAGACCTGGCCGGGCGGCAGGTTCTTTCAAGAGAACTTTTCCACCTCGAGCGACGCGCACGGACGCTTTCGCCTGGCGCAGGTGATTCCCGAGCGTGGTCAATACGCCGTGCTTGTCTCCGCAGTGAAAAGCGGCTTTGCCTTGAAATCGGCCTATACATTGGTCGACGACGGCGCCGTTGCGGAACAAGCGGGCCTACAACTCTCGCTCGAGACGGCCATGCCGGTGACGCTGGTCATCCGCGACGCGAACGGCCGACCGGTGCCGAACGCCCTGGTGGCACCGCACTCGCGGCAGCCGCCGGTGGGAGACGAGCAGTTGATCTACTGGATGGCGCGCGAACCGGTGCAGACGCTCACCGATGTCGAAGGCCGCGTGACGCTGGATTGTTTTCGCACCGACGATCAGGCCGAGATTTTTCTGCAGATTCCCGGCCGCGACTGGGAAGAGCAAGCCTTTCGCGTGGGCAGTGCGGCCGAGATCATCGTCACCTCGCACGCGCCGGCGCTGTCCGAATCGTAG
- a CDS encoding glycogen debranching enzyme N-terminal domain-containing protein, whose translation MAGIEAEWLEADGLGGYASGTVRGVRTRRYHALLLVATTPPTGRMVLVGGMEVWVRTRAGTYALTTQHYAPDVMYPDGERRARGFEREPWPTWRFALEDGTQIEHALCAPHDSAATTLTWRLVEPRDRGTLYVRPLLAGRDYHGLHHENSAFCFDAQVEGERVTWQPYEGVPRIIAFSNAQYKPGPDWYRRFLYVEEQRRGLDSIEDLASPGTFEFDLSQGEAVWLLSADVPGGITTLDQESASDAVARLRANEQSRRAGFAGRLARSADAYLVRRGAGRTIVAGYPWFTDWGRDTFIALRGLCLATGRLDIAGEILVAWASCVSEGMLPNRYPDAGDTLEFNSVDASLWYVVAVHEFLAEAERSGYVVTSPARVQLEQAVQAIVAGYAAGTRFGIRADEDGLLACGVPGWQLTWMDAKVGDYVVTPRMGKPVEVQALWLNALAVAASHAGADPRFAELLRQGKRAFATRFWSDERGYLADVVDVDHQPGTVDESFRPNQIFAVGGLPLMLLDAALARRVVEAVETRLVTPMGLRTLAPGSPGYAGRYEGGVNERDGAYHQGTAWPWLMGAFVEAWVRARDASSEAKQEARERFIRPLMKHLDEAGLEHVSEIADGDAPFTPRGCPWQAWSLGELIRLTEVVLK comes from the coding sequence ATGGCGGGGATCGAAGCAGAGTGGCTCGAGGCAGATGGGCTCGGTGGCTATGCCTCGGGGACGGTGCGCGGCGTGCGCACGCGGCGCTACCATGCGTTGCTGCTCGTGGCCACGACCCCGCCCACCGGTCGCATGGTGCTGGTGGGGGGCATGGAGGTCTGGGTGCGCACCCGTGCGGGGACGTACGCACTGACCACGCAGCACTACGCGCCGGACGTGATGTATCCCGATGGCGAACGCCGCGCGCGGGGCTTTGAGCGCGAACCGTGGCCCACCTGGCGCTTCGCGCTGGAAGATGGCACGCAGATCGAGCACGCGCTGTGCGCGCCGCACGACTCGGCCGCGACGACCCTCACCTGGCGGCTGGTCGAGCCGCGCGACCGGGGCACGCTCTACGTACGTCCGCTATTGGCTGGTCGCGATTATCACGGTCTGCACCACGAGAACTCGGCCTTCTGCTTCGACGCACAGGTAGAAGGAGAACGGGTAACTTGGCAGCCCTACGAAGGGGTGCCACGCATCATCGCGTTCTCGAACGCGCAATACAAACCGGGGCCCGACTGGTATCGGCGTTTTCTGTATGTCGAAGAGCAACGCCGGGGACTCGACTCGATCGAAGATCTCGCTTCACCGGGGACCTTCGAGTTCGATCTCTCGCAAGGCGAGGCCGTGTGGCTGCTGTCGGCCGACGTGCCGGGGGGCATCACCACTTTGGACCAGGAATCAGCCAGCGACGCCGTGGCCCGGCTGAGGGCGAACGAACAGTCGCGTCGCGCCGGTTTCGCCGGTCGGCTGGCCCGCTCGGCGGATGCCTATCTCGTGCGACGTGGCGCCGGCCGCACGATCGTGGCCGGCTATCCCTGGTTCACCGATTGGGGGCGCGATACGTTCATCGCCCTGCGCGGGTTGTGCCTGGCTACCGGACGACTCGACATCGCCGGCGAGATTCTCGTGGCCTGGGCGAGTTGCGTCTCGGAAGGGATGCTGCCGAATCGTTACCCCGACGCGGGCGATACCCTCGAGTTCAACTCGGTCGACGCCTCGCTCTGGTATGTGGTGGCCGTTCATGAGTTTCTGGCCGAGGCCGAGCGATCGGGCTATGTCGTGACGTCGCCGGCTCGCGTGCAACTGGAGCAGGCCGTGCAGGCGATCGTCGCCGGTTATGCGGCGGGGACGCGATTCGGCATTCGCGCCGATGAGGACGGCCTGCTTGCCTGTGGCGTGCCCGGCTGGCAGTTGACGTGGATGGATGCCAAGGTGGGGGATTACGTCGTCACACCGCGCATGGGCAAACCGGTGGAAGTGCAGGCTCTGTGGCTCAACGCCCTGGCGGTCGCCGCTTCGCACGCAGGGGCCGATCCACGCTTTGCGGAGTTGCTGCGGCAGGGCAAGCGTGCCTTCGCCACGCGTTTCTGGAGCGACGAACGAGGCTACCTGGCCGATGTCGTCGATGTCGATCACCAGCCGGGCACCGTCGACGAAAGCTTCCGCCCGAATCAGATCTTTGCCGTCGGCGGGCTGCCGCTGATGTTGCTCGACGCGGCGCTCGCGCGGCGCGTCGTCGAAGCCGTCGAAACGCGGCTCGTTACGCCGATGGGGCTGCGAACGCTCGCCCCCGGTTCGCCAGGGTACGCCGGGCGCTACGAAGGTGGAGTCAACGAACGAGACGGCGCCTACCATCAGGGAACGGCGTGGCCCTGGCTCATGGGGGCCTTCGTCGAGGCCTGGGTCCGCGCACGCGACGCTTCGTCCGAGGCGAAGCAGGAAGCCCGCGAACGTTTCATCAGGCCGCTGATGAAGCACCTCGACGAAGCCGGGCTGGAGCACGTCTCGGAGATTGCCGATGGCGATGCTCCCTTCACGCCGCGCGGTTGCCCCTGGCAGGCCTGGTCGCTGGGCGAATTGATTCGATTGACTGAAGTGGTGCTCAAGTAG
- a CDS encoding cupin domain-containing protein — MNLLAGIPTSIPDEVTDVLLTADHLRIERIVSHGQASPEGFWYDQPQHEWVLVLRGAARLEFEHDTRELCAGDCVNIPAHVRHRVAWTTRDEPTIWLAIFYG; from the coding sequence GTGAACCTGCTGGCTGGCATTCCCACGTCGATCCCCGACGAAGTGACCGACGTCCTGCTGACGGCCGACCACCTGCGCATCGAGCGCATCGTTTCCCACGGGCAGGCCTCGCCCGAGGGGTTCTGGTACGACCAGCCACAGCACGAATGGGTACTCGTGCTGCGCGGCGCGGCAAGGCTCGAGTTCGAGCACGACACGCGCGAACTATGCGCGGGGGATTGCGTGAACATTCCCGCGCACGTGCGGCATCGTGTCGCCTGGACGACCCGCGACGAGCCGACGATCTGGCTGGCGATCTTCTATGGCTGA
- a CDS encoding DUF1569 domain-containing protein: MASTATPVNTASVSGRREVHFDTVDDIVVDAECLLKGGYTRLGNWNLGTMSTHLAKAMQTALDGPSFQANAFVRLFARSLFKNTALKKLKPGFKLPKKAASLAPHVAEDRLGVEELKMTVGRWKREPQRHAHGFLGPLTDDEWNRLTLRHAEMHLSFLLPKS, encoded by the coding sequence ATGGCCAGCACCGCCACGCCCGTCAACACCGCCTCTGTCTCCGGTCGCCGCGAGGTTCATTTCGATACCGTCGATGACATCGTCGTCGACGCCGAATGTCTGCTGAAAGGTGGCTACACGCGCCTGGGCAATTGGAATCTGGGGACAATGTCCACCCATCTGGCCAAGGCCATGCAGACGGCGCTCGACGGTCCCTCGTTTCAAGCCAACGCGTTCGTTCGCCTGTTCGCACGTAGCCTGTTTAAGAATACCGCGCTGAAGAAGTTGAAGCCGGGCTTCAAGCTCCCGAAGAAGGCCGCCTCGCTCGCGCCTCACGTCGCCGAAGATCGCCTCGGCGTCGAGGAATTGAAGATGACCGTCGGCCGTTGGAAGCGCGAACCGCAACGTCACGCGCACGGCTTCTTAGGCCCCTTGACCGACGACGAGTGGAACCGGCTCACGCTACGCCACGCCGAAATGCACCTCAGCTTTCTGTTGCCCAAGTCGTAA
- a CDS encoding DUF1501 domain-containing protein has product MPSDRSPRLKFCPGPLCRREFLRVGLTGLGTLSLPGMLRLRAEAATPAPTTTNTAVILVWLRGGASHLETYDPKPDTSSEYRGPFGAIATTNPGLHVSELLPRHAQIADKFTIVRSMAHTGGGHPAGSLQLLSGDPDAQDKPGPVLPDFMTVANYLRRHGERRLPNYVGVNAITRYDSFVIAGPAYLGPSYEPFKVTGDPSNPAFEVPNIGLRDGSQVKRLQNRVSLRRQIDGLRRDLDQSGLMEAVDAFEAQALTLLTSREAARAFDLSQEDSRVRERYGLNPWGQQCLMARRLVEAGVELITTTFDGPLCGRVANWDDHAVNHHVFDAMKFRAPVFDQAVTALVEDLYARGLDRRVLVIVTGEFGRTPRISYLPSSGGGVASAAQGVTQPGRDHWPAANSMLFAGGGITTGQVIGATDRRGEEVIERRFGPGDFLATVYRHLGIEAEHVALEDFSGRPVPILREGAPIAELAPRA; this is encoded by the coding sequence ATGCCATCGGATCGTTCTCCGCGTTTGAAGTTCTGCCCCGGTCCGTTGTGCCGCCGCGAGTTCCTGCGCGTGGGGCTCACCGGGTTGGGCACGCTGTCGCTGCCGGGCATGCTGCGTCTGCGCGCGGAAGCTGCCACCCCAGCGCCGACGACGACGAACACCGCCGTGATCCTCGTGTGGCTGCGGGGTGGCGCCAGCCATCTCGAAACGTACGATCCCAAACCCGACACCTCGTCCGAATACCGCGGGCCGTTTGGCGCCATCGCGACCACGAACCCCGGCCTGCACGTCAGCGAGCTCTTGCCGCGACACGCGCAGATCGCCGACAAATTCACCATCGTGCGTTCGATGGCGCACACCGGCGGGGGGCATCCGGCCGGTTCGCTGCAGTTGCTCTCGGGCGATCCCGATGCCCAGGACAAGCCGGGGCCCGTGCTCCCCGACTTCATGACGGTGGCCAACTACCTGCGCCGCCACGGCGAGCGCCGCCTGCCGAATTACGTCGGCGTGAACGCCATCACGCGTTACGATTCGTTCGTCATCGCGGGTCCGGCTTATCTCGGACCGTCGTACGAGCCCTTCAAGGTGACGGGCGACCCGAGCAACCCCGCGTTCGAAGTGCCGAACATCGGCTTGCGCGATGGCTCGCAGGTGAAGCGCCTACAGAATCGCGTTTCCCTGCGTCGACAGATCGACGGTCTGCGTCGCGATCTCGATCAATCGGGGCTGATGGAGGCGGTCGATGCGTTCGAGGCGCAGGCTCTCACGCTGCTCACCAGTCGCGAGGCGGCCCGGGCCTTCGACCTGTCGCAAGAAGACTCCCGCGTGCGCGAGCGTTACGGCTTGAACCCGTGGGGCCAGCAGTGCCTGATGGCGCGGCGGCTGGTCGAGGCTGGCGTCGAGCTTATCACCACCACGTTCGATGGTCCCTTGTGCGGCCGCGTCGCCAATTGGGACGACCACGCCGTGAACCATCATGTGTTCGACGCCATGAAGTTCCGCGCTCCCGTCTTCGATCAGGCCGTCACGGCGCTGGTCGAAGATCTTTACGCCCGCGGCCTGGACCGGCGCGTCTTGGTCATCGTCACGGGGGAATTCGGCCGCACGCCACGCATTTCCTACCTGCCGAGCAGTGGCGGAGGGGTCGCCAGTGCCGCTCAGGGGGTGACGCAGCCCGGGCGCGACCATTGGCCCGCGGCCAACTCGATGCTCTTCGCGGGGGGTGGCATCACCACGGGGCAGGTTATCGGCGCGACCGATCGCCGGGGCGAAGAGGTCATCGAGCGCCGCTTCGGCCCCGGCGACTTTTTGGCGACCGTTTATCGCCATCTGGGAATCGAGGCCGAGCACGTCGCGCTCGAGGACTTCTCGGGCCGGCCGGTGCCGATTCTGCGCGAGGGGGCGCCCATCGCGGAATTGGCCCCGCGCGCGTAG
- a CDS encoding B12-binding domain-containing radical SAM protein, translating to MSIDSSALHILGPISVVADQTPRTASTPTRHVTLVRPTMVSSAGTWSSPVTPPLGLAYLAAMLREAAFEVECVDAIAESVEQFVQEDGYVYQGLTLEETVERIDPLTDLIGVSCMFSQDWPYVKRLINSIRARFPEKIIVIGGEHVTALPELCLRDCPAVDYCVLGEGEETLVEVARLLDSTEALQKVAGLAYLDRGEYKQTASRARIRAVDSLPMPAWDLFPMEVYLETRNGHGIYLGRTMGVLASRGCPYKCTFCSNPKMYGQLYVPRNPAHVLDEIEHDMKKYGATNFDFYDLTMILKRNWILEFCRLIEERGLKITWQLPTGTRSEVVDDEVAAALFRTGCRNITYAPESGDPETLDIIKKRVHVPCVLESIRASLRNGINVKCNIIIGFPHERRKHVLRTLVFCWRMAIVGVHDVGIFLFSPYPGSQLFNELRSDGIVGELNDDYFQSLVNFMDPTSTVAFSKHVSGRELAFWRGIGMLTFFGLSYLVRPWRFFHFVKSVVTNDSRTVLEQRVSALLQRLRSPAKKSGSREYQGSVATSTR from the coding sequence ATGTCGATCGATTCTTCGGCGCTGCACATTCTGGGCCCGATCTCCGTGGTCGCGGATCAGACGCCCCGCACCGCCTCGACGCCGACGCGGCACGTGACGCTGGTGCGTCCGACGATGGTGTCGTCGGCGGGCACATGGAGTTCCCCCGTCACGCCCCCGCTGGGGCTGGCCTACCTGGCCGCCATGCTCCGCGAGGCGGCCTTCGAAGTTGAGTGCGTCGACGCCATCGCTGAAAGCGTCGAGCAATTCGTGCAAGAAGATGGCTACGTCTACCAGGGACTGACCCTCGAAGAGACGGTCGAGCGTATCGATCCCCTGACCGATCTGATCGGCGTCTCCTGCATGTTCAGCCAGGATTGGCCCTACGTGAAGCGGCTGATCAACTCGATCCGCGCCCGTTTCCCCGAGAAGATCATCGTCATCGGTGGCGAGCACGTCACGGCGTTGCCTGAGCTCTGCCTGCGCGACTGTCCGGCCGTCGACTACTGCGTGCTGGGCGAAGGAGAAGAAACGCTGGTCGAGGTGGCCCGGCTGCTCGATTCGACCGAGGCGCTGCAAAAGGTGGCCGGCCTCGCCTATCTCGACCGCGGCGAGTACAAGCAAACGGCCTCTCGGGCGCGGATTCGCGCCGTCGACAGCCTGCCGATGCCCGCTTGGGATCTCTTTCCCATGGAGGTCTATCTCGAGACGCGCAACGGTCACGGTATCTACCTGGGACGCACGATGGGCGTGCTCGCCAGCCGGGGTTGCCCCTACAAGTGTACGTTCTGCTCGAATCCGAAGATGTACGGACAGCTTTACGTGCCGCGCAATCCCGCGCACGTGCTCGACGAGATCGAGCACGACATGAAGAAGTACGGCGCGACGAACTTCGACTTCTACGACCTGACGATGATCCTCAAGCGCAACTGGATCCTCGAATTCTGCCGCCTGATCGAAGAGCGGGGGCTGAAGATCACCTGGCAGCTTCCCACCGGCACGCGTTCGGAAGTGGTCGACGACGAAGTCGCCGCGGCCCTGTTCCGCACGGGCTGCCGCAACATCACCTACGCCCCCGAGAGTGGCGACCCCGAGACGCTCGACATCATCAAGAAACGCGTCCACGTGCCGTGCGTGCTCGAATCGATTCGGGCTTCGCTGCGCAACGGCATCAACGTGAAGTGCAACATCATCATCGGCTTCCCCCACGAACGGCGGAAGCACGTGCTCCGCACGCTCGTCTTCTGCTGGCGGATGGCGATCGTCGGCGTACACGACGTGGGCATCTTCCTCTTCTCCCCCTATCCCGGCAGCCAGCTCTTCAACGAGCTGCGCTCCGACGGCATCGTGGGGGAGCTCAACGACGACTATTTCCAGTCGCTCGTCAACTTCATGGACCCCACGTCGACCGTGGCCTTCTCGAAGCATGTGAGTGGGCGCGAGCTGGCCTTCTGGCGCGGGATCGGCATGCTGACCTTCTTCGGCCTGTCGTACCTGGTGCGACCGTGGCGGTTCTTCCACTTCGTCAAGAGCGTGGTGACGAACGACAGCCGCACGGTGCTCGAGCAACGGGTCTCGGCCCTGCTGCAGCGTCTGCGATCGCCCGCCAAGAAGTCGGGCTCGCGCGAGTACCAGGGCTCGGTCGCTACTTCTACCCGCTAA